One genomic window of Cydia pomonella isolate Wapato2018A chromosome 6, ilCydPomo1, whole genome shotgun sequence includes the following:
- the LOC133518719 gene encoding uncharacterized protein LOC133518719 isoform X3 produces the protein MSAVRDAGDSTPGSDVTRLFPKCRPRMHRHDRLNSGLEGREHSINNVSSDEERESQLVILNSKGSAYKLRDSRIIEIAGGRELYSQSRTKAVRKLRHSNTQKHNLRNKVRSLGKDTLDYSDNLSNEISLHRLNNEPKKMISRHTSPTYTNGDREPIIEETMGIPKNSSPILDPHKTNDVSTKSSPIAVVADGEVVVFDGNEDWKGLRMDPDASDHEIDLSVKRTLDNMKNGDSDVMNNKSELSESESSPGEERSDASPSGVWMSEDEDKGRVTRVIGELPIAEYEGSPRRYGIGSQKQTVRSPRPGFPQRIVTESRDVTPPSGSAAFDYLYEFSETRKVLEEFFRCPAVAGHAQLNSNDEIVNFQELDYELRRQTQDCPSENGVEGSDAEWPHTDTLDSPHTAHNHTNFLGLQQQRESYGEPNVAALRVGSAWSGSASPAAPPPRTRAPLALSPETSDEGSDLSLIIMENELSEMKVQMDASRVVVTHLPIVEDGLSSGHASDNDNNNQLPTLQQSHSSVIIEEIVENGTSAEAHVLSDADLHSLDPLAACSEVSPPPPAPAPHRPADEPERAPHAPHAPHPPHPPHPPHPPHAPHAPHVPHDDYTNSRKRPSSAQSTDSVEIKPASGDEDEADTDLETDRLLGQQRTDDQGFFDDKGWRKPKSRTVMPAGSVSGGARSPPHDDQDETHHNGKDKDGKKKSKNKEDMRSVLIEGVLFRARYLGSTQLACEGQPTKATRMLQAEEAVSRIKWGCEGPYSGVYAAPAAVFRLSFLGSVEVDEDKRRRKRLKKNMVEEAVNKIKAPEGENQPSTEVDLFISTEKIMVLNTELKEIMMDHALRTISYIADIGDLVVLMARRRFVPHETDSDQPKLNRTPKMICHVFESEEAQFIAQSIGQAFQVAYMEFLKANGIEDHSFVKEMDYQEVLNSQEIFGDELQMFAKKELQKEVVVPKTKGEILGVVVVESGWGSMLPTVVIANLAPAGAAARCGQLNIGDQIIAINGVSLVGLPLSTCQTYIKNSKNQTVVKLTVVPCAPVVEVKIKRPDTKYQLGFSVQNGVICSLLRGGIAERGGVRVGHRIIEINSQSVVAVPHERIVNLLATSVGEILMKTMPTSMFRLLTGQENPVFI, from the exons ATGAGCGCGGTGCGGGACGCGGGGGACTCCACGCCGGGCTCCGACGTCACGCGGCTGTTCCCCAAGTGCCGGCCGAGGATGCACCGCCACGACAG GTTAAACTCCGGTCTGGAGGGCCGGGAGCACAGCATCAACAACGTTTCCTCGGACGAAGAGCGCGAGAGCCAACTGGTGATACTCAACTCCAAGGGAAGCGCCTACAAACTTAGAGATTCTAG GATAATAGAAATAGCAGGCGGTCGAGAGCTCTACTCGCAGAGTCGAACCAAAGCGGTTCGGAAGCTAAGACACAGCAACACGCAGAAACATAACCTTCGGAACAAGGTGCGCTCTCTGGGCAAGGACACACTTGACTATTCGGATAATCTTAGTAAcgag ATATCCTTGCACAGGCTAAACAATGAGCCCAAAAAAATGATATCACGCCACACGTCACCGACATACACAAACGGGGACCGGGAACCCATCATAGAAGAGACGATGGGGATTCCTAAAAACAGTTCACCAATTCTGGACCCCCATAAAACGAATGACGTGAGCACTAAGAGTAGCCCCATAGCGGTCGTTGCGGACGGAGAGGTCGTCGTTTTTGACGGTAACGAGGACTGGAAAG GTCTTCGGATGGACCCGGATGCTAGTGATCACGAGATCGATCTGAGTGTAAAAAGGACTTTAGACAATATGAAAAATGGTGACAGTGATGTGATGAACAATAAAAGTGAGTTAAGTGAGAGTGAGTCGAGTCCCGGGGAGGAACGGAGTGATGCAAGCCCTTCTGGTGTTTGGATGTCAGAGGACGAAGATAAGGGGAGGGTCACAAGGGTGATTGGGGAGTTGCCTATAGCTGAATATGAGGGGTCACCGCGGAGATATGGCATTGGCAGTCAAAAACAGACTGTCAGGTCGCCGAGGCCTGGATTTCCGCAG CGCATAGTGACAGAGAGCAGAGACGTGACGCCGCCGTCAGGGTCAGCAGCATTCGACTACCTGTACGAGTTCTCCGAGACACGGAAGGTTCTCGAGGAGTTCTTCAGATGTCCCGCGGTAGCTGGCCATGCGCAGCTGAACAGCAACGACGAGATTGTTAATTTTCAG GAGTTAGATTACGAGCTCCGCCGTCAAACGCAAGACTGTCCGTCGGAGAACGGAGTTGAGGGAAGCGACGCGGAGTGGCCGCACACGGATACCTTAGATTCACCACACACTGCGCACAATCACACCAATTTCTTAGGATTACAG CAACAACGCGAGAGTTACGGCGAGCCCAACGTCGCGGCCCTCCGGGTCGGGTCAGCGTGGAGCGGCTCCGCGTCCCCCGCCGCCCCGCCGCCCCGCACCCGCGCTCCCCTCGCCTTGTCTCCTGAGACAAGCGACGAGGGTAGTGATCTCTCGCTCATCATCATGGAGAATGAGCTGAGCGAGATGAAAG TTCAAATGGACGCAAGTCGCGTGGTGGTGACGCACCTGCCCATCGTGGAGGACGGGCTGTCCTCCGGCCACGCCTCCGACAATGACAATAATAATCAACTGCCGACCTTACAACAG TCGCATTCTTCAGTAATAATCGAAGAGATAGTGGAGAATGGAACAAGTGCGGAGGCTCACGTGCTCTCTGACGCCGACCTACACTCGTTGGATCCTTTAG CGGCGTGCAGCGAGGTgtccccgccgccgcccgcgcccgcgccgcaccGCCCCGCCGACGAGCCCGAGCgcgcgccgcacgcgccgcacgcgccgcacCCGCCGCACCCGCCGCACCCGCCGCACCCGCCGCACGCACCGCACGCGCCGCATGTACCACACGATGACTATACCAATAG CAGGAAAAGGCCATCGTCAGCGCAGAGTACAGACTCCGTGGAAATCAAACCTGCGAGTGGGGATGAAG ATGAAGCGGACACGGATCTGGAGACTGACAGGCTATTAGGGCAGCAGAGGACGGACGACCAGGGATTCTTCGACGACAAG GGATGGCGCAAACCGAAATCGCGTACAGTTATGCCAGCGGGCAGCGTCTCCGGCGGCGCGCGGTCTCCTCCACACGACGATCAGGACGAGACTCATCATAATGGGAAA gatAAAGATGgaaaaaagaaaagcaaaaacAAAGAAG ACATGCGTTCAGTTCTCATCGAAGGCGTATTATTCCGCGCGCGCTACCTCGGCTCAACCCAACTGGCCTGCGAAGGGCAGCCCACGAAAGCCACCAGGATGCTCCAGGCCGAGGAGGCGGTCTCCAGAATCAAG TGGGGCTGCGAGGGCCCGTACTCCGGCGTGTACGCGGCTCCGGCCGCCGTGTTCCGGCTCAGCTTCCTGGGCTCGGTCGAGGTGGACGAGGACAAGCGGCGCAGAAAACGCCTCAAGAAGAACATGGTGGAGGAGGCGGTCAATAAGATTAAG gcTCCCGAAGGTGAAAATCAGCCTAGCACAGAAGTAGATCTCTTTATATCGACGGAGAAAATCATGGTCCTGAACACAGAACTGAAAGAAATCATGATGGACCACGCTCTCCGGACCATTTCGTACATAGCTGATATAGGAGACCTGGTGGTTCTTATGGCGAGAAGAAGATTTGTGCCGCACGAGACGGACTCTGATCAACCAAAACTGAACAGGACGCCGAAGATGATTTGCCATGTTTTTGAGAGTGAAgag GCGCAATTCATTGCACAATCCATCGGCCAAGCCTTCCAAGTGGCATACATGGAGTTCCTCAAAGCGAACGGGATCGAGGACCACAGCTTCGTCAAAGAGATGGATTATCAAGAAGTGTTAAATAGCCAAGAGATCTTCGGAGATGAATTACAGATGTTCGCCAAGAAGGAGCTGCAGAAGGAGGTGGTGGTGCCGAAGACCAAGGGGGAGATTTTGGGGGTGGTGGTGGTGGAGTCGGGGTGGGGCTCCATGTTGCCGACGGTGGTCATCGCTAACCTGGCACCAGCGGGCGCGGCGGCGAGGTGTGGCCAGCTCAATATAG GTGATCAAATAATCGCAATAAACGGCGTGAGCCTAGTCGGACTGCCGCTCTCCACGTGTCAGACGTATATCAAAAACTCGAAGAACCAAACGGTAGTGAAGCTGACGGTGGTACCGTGTGCGCCCGTGGTGGAGGTCAAGATCAAACGGCCTGACACCAAGTATCAGCTCGGGTTCAGCGTGCAGAATGGAGTG ATATGCAGCTTACTCCGCGGCGGCATCGCCGAGCGCGGCGGCGTGCGCGTCGGCCACCGCATCATCGAGATCAACTCGCAGAGCGTCGTTGCCGTTCCGCACGAGCGAATCGTAAATCTACTAGCGACCTCTGTGGGCGAG
- the LOC133518719 gene encoding uncharacterized protein LOC133518719 isoform X1, giving the protein MSAVRDAGDSTPGSDVTRLFPKCRPRMHRHDRLNSGLEGREHSINNVSSDEERESQLVILNSKGSAYKLRDSRIIEIAGGRELYSQSRTKAVRKLRHSNTQKHNLRNKVRSLGKDTLDYSDNLSNEISLHRLNNEPKKMISRHTSPTYTNGDREPIIEETMGIPKNSSPILDPHKTNDVSTKSSPIAVVADGEVVVFDGNEDWKVTLNSVSLGLRMDPDASDHEIDLSVKRTLDNMKNGDSDVMNNKSELSESESSPGEERSDASPSGVWMSEDEDKGRVTRVIGELPIAEYEGSPRRYGIGSQKQTVRSPRPGFPQRIVTESRDVTPPSGSAAFDYLYEFSETRKVLEEFFRCPAVAGHAQLNSNDEIVNFQELDYELRRQTQDCPSENGVEGSDAEWPHTDTLDSPHTAHNHTNFLGLQQQRESYGEPNVAALRVGSAWSGSASPAAPPPRTRAPLALSPETSDEGSDLSLIIMENELSEMKVQMDASRVVVTHLPIVEDGLSSGHASDNDNNNQLPTLQQSHSSVIIEEIVENGTSAEAHVLSDADLHSLDPLAACSEVSPPPPAPAPHRPADEPERAPHAPHAPHPPHPPHPPHPPHAPHAPHVPHDDYTNSRKRPSSAQSTDSVEIKPASGDEDEADTDLETDRLLGQQRTDDQGFFDDKGWRKPKSRTVMPAGSVSGGARSPPHDDQDETHHNGKDKDGKKKSKNKEDMRSVLIEGVLFRARYLGSTQLACEGQPTKATRMLQAEEAVSRIKWGCEGPYSGVYAAPAAVFRLSFLGSVEVDEDKRRRKRLKKNMVEEAVNKIKAPEGENQPSTEVDLFISTEKIMVLNTELKEIMMDHALRTISYIADIGDLVVLMARRRFVPHETDSDQPKLNRTPKMICHVFESEEAQFIAQSIGQAFQVAYMEFLKANGIEDHSFVKEMDYQEVLNSQEIFGDELQMFAKKELQKEVVVPKTKGEILGVVVVESGWGSMLPTVVIANLAPAGAAARCGQLNIGDQIIAINGVSLVGLPLSTCQTYIKNSKNQTVVKLTVVPCAPVVEVKIKRPDTKYQLGFSVQNGVICSLLRGGIAERGGVRVGHRIIEINSQSVVAVPHERIVNLLATSVGEILMKTMPTSMFRLLTGQENPVFI; this is encoded by the exons ATGAGCGCGGTGCGGGACGCGGGGGACTCCACGCCGGGCTCCGACGTCACGCGGCTGTTCCCCAAGTGCCGGCCGAGGATGCACCGCCACGACAG GTTAAACTCCGGTCTGGAGGGCCGGGAGCACAGCATCAACAACGTTTCCTCGGACGAAGAGCGCGAGAGCCAACTGGTGATACTCAACTCCAAGGGAAGCGCCTACAAACTTAGAGATTCTAG GATAATAGAAATAGCAGGCGGTCGAGAGCTCTACTCGCAGAGTCGAACCAAAGCGGTTCGGAAGCTAAGACACAGCAACACGCAGAAACATAACCTTCGGAACAAGGTGCGCTCTCTGGGCAAGGACACACTTGACTATTCGGATAATCTTAGTAAcgag ATATCCTTGCACAGGCTAAACAATGAGCCCAAAAAAATGATATCACGCCACACGTCACCGACATACACAAACGGGGACCGGGAACCCATCATAGAAGAGACGATGGGGATTCCTAAAAACAGTTCACCAATTCTGGACCCCCATAAAACGAATGACGTGAGCACTAAGAGTAGCCCCATAGCGGTCGTTGCGGACGGAGAGGTCGTCGTTTTTGACGGTAACGAGGACTGGAAAG tgacATTGAATTCTGTGTCCCTAGGTCTTCGGATGGACCCGGATGCTAGTGATCACGAGATCGATCTGAGTGTAAAAAGGACTTTAGACAATATGAAAAATGGTGACAGTGATGTGATGAACAATAAAAGTGAGTTAAGTGAGAGTGAGTCGAGTCCCGGGGAGGAACGGAGTGATGCAAGCCCTTCTGGTGTTTGGATGTCAGAGGACGAAGATAAGGGGAGGGTCACAAGGGTGATTGGGGAGTTGCCTATAGCTGAATATGAGGGGTCACCGCGGAGATATGGCATTGGCAGTCAAAAACAGACTGTCAGGTCGCCGAGGCCTGGATTTCCGCAG CGCATAGTGACAGAGAGCAGAGACGTGACGCCGCCGTCAGGGTCAGCAGCATTCGACTACCTGTACGAGTTCTCCGAGACACGGAAGGTTCTCGAGGAGTTCTTCAGATGTCCCGCGGTAGCTGGCCATGCGCAGCTGAACAGCAACGACGAGATTGTTAATTTTCAG GAGTTAGATTACGAGCTCCGCCGTCAAACGCAAGACTGTCCGTCGGAGAACGGAGTTGAGGGAAGCGACGCGGAGTGGCCGCACACGGATACCTTAGATTCACCACACACTGCGCACAATCACACCAATTTCTTAGGATTACAG CAACAACGCGAGAGTTACGGCGAGCCCAACGTCGCGGCCCTCCGGGTCGGGTCAGCGTGGAGCGGCTCCGCGTCCCCCGCCGCCCCGCCGCCCCGCACCCGCGCTCCCCTCGCCTTGTCTCCTGAGACAAGCGACGAGGGTAGTGATCTCTCGCTCATCATCATGGAGAATGAGCTGAGCGAGATGAAAG TTCAAATGGACGCAAGTCGCGTGGTGGTGACGCACCTGCCCATCGTGGAGGACGGGCTGTCCTCCGGCCACGCCTCCGACAATGACAATAATAATCAACTGCCGACCTTACAACAG TCGCATTCTTCAGTAATAATCGAAGAGATAGTGGAGAATGGAACAAGTGCGGAGGCTCACGTGCTCTCTGACGCCGACCTACACTCGTTGGATCCTTTAG CGGCGTGCAGCGAGGTgtccccgccgccgcccgcgcccgcgccgcaccGCCCCGCCGACGAGCCCGAGCgcgcgccgcacgcgccgcacgcgccgcacCCGCCGCACCCGCCGCACCCGCCGCACCCGCCGCACGCACCGCACGCGCCGCATGTACCACACGATGACTATACCAATAG CAGGAAAAGGCCATCGTCAGCGCAGAGTACAGACTCCGTGGAAATCAAACCTGCGAGTGGGGATGAAG ATGAAGCGGACACGGATCTGGAGACTGACAGGCTATTAGGGCAGCAGAGGACGGACGACCAGGGATTCTTCGACGACAAG GGATGGCGCAAACCGAAATCGCGTACAGTTATGCCAGCGGGCAGCGTCTCCGGCGGCGCGCGGTCTCCTCCACACGACGATCAGGACGAGACTCATCATAATGGGAAA gatAAAGATGgaaaaaagaaaagcaaaaacAAAGAAG ACATGCGTTCAGTTCTCATCGAAGGCGTATTATTCCGCGCGCGCTACCTCGGCTCAACCCAACTGGCCTGCGAAGGGCAGCCCACGAAAGCCACCAGGATGCTCCAGGCCGAGGAGGCGGTCTCCAGAATCAAG TGGGGCTGCGAGGGCCCGTACTCCGGCGTGTACGCGGCTCCGGCCGCCGTGTTCCGGCTCAGCTTCCTGGGCTCGGTCGAGGTGGACGAGGACAAGCGGCGCAGAAAACGCCTCAAGAAGAACATGGTGGAGGAGGCGGTCAATAAGATTAAG gcTCCCGAAGGTGAAAATCAGCCTAGCACAGAAGTAGATCTCTTTATATCGACGGAGAAAATCATGGTCCTGAACACAGAACTGAAAGAAATCATGATGGACCACGCTCTCCGGACCATTTCGTACATAGCTGATATAGGAGACCTGGTGGTTCTTATGGCGAGAAGAAGATTTGTGCCGCACGAGACGGACTCTGATCAACCAAAACTGAACAGGACGCCGAAGATGATTTGCCATGTTTTTGAGAGTGAAgag GCGCAATTCATTGCACAATCCATCGGCCAAGCCTTCCAAGTGGCATACATGGAGTTCCTCAAAGCGAACGGGATCGAGGACCACAGCTTCGTCAAAGAGATGGATTATCAAGAAGTGTTAAATAGCCAAGAGATCTTCGGAGATGAATTACAGATGTTCGCCAAGAAGGAGCTGCAGAAGGAGGTGGTGGTGCCGAAGACCAAGGGGGAGATTTTGGGGGTGGTGGTGGTGGAGTCGGGGTGGGGCTCCATGTTGCCGACGGTGGTCATCGCTAACCTGGCACCAGCGGGCGCGGCGGCGAGGTGTGGCCAGCTCAATATAG GTGATCAAATAATCGCAATAAACGGCGTGAGCCTAGTCGGACTGCCGCTCTCCACGTGTCAGACGTATATCAAAAACTCGAAGAACCAAACGGTAGTGAAGCTGACGGTGGTACCGTGTGCGCCCGTGGTGGAGGTCAAGATCAAACGGCCTGACACCAAGTATCAGCTCGGGTTCAGCGTGCAGAATGGAGTG ATATGCAGCTTACTCCGCGGCGGCATCGCCGAGCGCGGCGGCGTGCGCGTCGGCCACCGCATCATCGAGATCAACTCGCAGAGCGTCGTTGCCGTTCCGCACGAGCGAATCGTAAATCTACTAGCGACCTCTGTGGGCGAG
- the LOC133518719 gene encoding protein lin-10-like isoform X4, producing the protein MSAVRDAGDSTPGSDVTRLFPKCRPRMHRHDRIIEIAGGRELYSQSRTKAVRKLRHSNTQKHNLRNKVRSLGKDTLDYSDNLSNEISLHRLNNEPKKMISRHTSPTYTNGDREPIIEETMGIPKNSSPILDPHKTNDVSTKSSPIAVVADGEVVVFDGNEDWKVTLNSVSLGLRMDPDASDHEIDLSVKRTLDNMKNGDSDVMNNKSELSESESSPGEERSDASPSGVWMSEDEDKGRVTRVIGELPIAEYEGSPRRYGIGSQKQTVRSPRPGFPQRIVTESRDVTPPSGSAAFDYLYEFSETRKVLEEFFRCPAVAGHAQLNSNDEIVNFQELDYELRRQTQDCPSENGVEGSDAEWPHTDTLDSPHTAHNHTNFLGLQQQRESYGEPNVAALRVGSAWSGSASPAAPPPRTRAPLALSPETSDEGSDLSLIIMENELSEMKVQMDASRVVVTHLPIVEDGLSSGHASDNDNNNQLPTLQQSHSSVIIEEIVENGTSAEAHVLSDADLHSLDPLAACSEVSPPPPAPAPHRPADEPERAPHAPHAPHPPHPPHPPHPPHAPHAPHVPHDDYTNSRKRPSSAQSTDSVEIKPASGDEDEADTDLETDRLLGQQRTDDQGFFDDKGWRKPKSRTVMPAGSVSGGARSPPHDDQDETHHNGKDKDGKKKSKNKEDMRSVLIEGVLFRARYLGSTQLACEGQPTKATRMLQAEEAVSRIKWGCEGPYSGVYAAPAAVFRLSFLGSVEVDEDKRRRKRLKKNMVEEAVNKIKAPEGENQPSTEVDLFISTEKIMVLNTELKEIMMDHALRTISYIADIGDLVVLMARRRFVPHETDSDQPKLNRTPKMICHVFESEEAQFIAQSIGQAFQVAYMEFLKANGIEDHSFVKEMDYQEVLNSQEIFGDELQMFAKKELQKEVVVPKTKGEILGVVVVESGWGSMLPTVVIANLAPAGAAARCGQLNIGDQIIAINGVSLVGLPLSTCQTYIKNSKNQTVVKLTVVPCAPVVEVKIKRPDTKYQLGFSVQNGVICSLLRGGIAERGGVRVGHRIIEINSQSVVAVPHERIVNLLATSVGEILMKTMPTSMFRLLTGQENPVFI; encoded by the exons ATGAGCGCGGTGCGGGACGCGGGGGACTCCACGCCGGGCTCCGACGTCACGCGGCTGTTCCCCAAGTGCCGGCCGAGGATGCACCGCCACGACAG GATAATAGAAATAGCAGGCGGTCGAGAGCTCTACTCGCAGAGTCGAACCAAAGCGGTTCGGAAGCTAAGACACAGCAACACGCAGAAACATAACCTTCGGAACAAGGTGCGCTCTCTGGGCAAGGACACACTTGACTATTCGGATAATCTTAGTAAcgag ATATCCTTGCACAGGCTAAACAATGAGCCCAAAAAAATGATATCACGCCACACGTCACCGACATACACAAACGGGGACCGGGAACCCATCATAGAAGAGACGATGGGGATTCCTAAAAACAGTTCACCAATTCTGGACCCCCATAAAACGAATGACGTGAGCACTAAGAGTAGCCCCATAGCGGTCGTTGCGGACGGAGAGGTCGTCGTTTTTGACGGTAACGAGGACTGGAAAG tgacATTGAATTCTGTGTCCCTAGGTCTTCGGATGGACCCGGATGCTAGTGATCACGAGATCGATCTGAGTGTAAAAAGGACTTTAGACAATATGAAAAATGGTGACAGTGATGTGATGAACAATAAAAGTGAGTTAAGTGAGAGTGAGTCGAGTCCCGGGGAGGAACGGAGTGATGCAAGCCCTTCTGGTGTTTGGATGTCAGAGGACGAAGATAAGGGGAGGGTCACAAGGGTGATTGGGGAGTTGCCTATAGCTGAATATGAGGGGTCACCGCGGAGATATGGCATTGGCAGTCAAAAACAGACTGTCAGGTCGCCGAGGCCTGGATTTCCGCAG CGCATAGTGACAGAGAGCAGAGACGTGACGCCGCCGTCAGGGTCAGCAGCATTCGACTACCTGTACGAGTTCTCCGAGACACGGAAGGTTCTCGAGGAGTTCTTCAGATGTCCCGCGGTAGCTGGCCATGCGCAGCTGAACAGCAACGACGAGATTGTTAATTTTCAG GAGTTAGATTACGAGCTCCGCCGTCAAACGCAAGACTGTCCGTCGGAGAACGGAGTTGAGGGAAGCGACGCGGAGTGGCCGCACACGGATACCTTAGATTCACCACACACTGCGCACAATCACACCAATTTCTTAGGATTACAG CAACAACGCGAGAGTTACGGCGAGCCCAACGTCGCGGCCCTCCGGGTCGGGTCAGCGTGGAGCGGCTCCGCGTCCCCCGCCGCCCCGCCGCCCCGCACCCGCGCTCCCCTCGCCTTGTCTCCTGAGACAAGCGACGAGGGTAGTGATCTCTCGCTCATCATCATGGAGAATGAGCTGAGCGAGATGAAAG TTCAAATGGACGCAAGTCGCGTGGTGGTGACGCACCTGCCCATCGTGGAGGACGGGCTGTCCTCCGGCCACGCCTCCGACAATGACAATAATAATCAACTGCCGACCTTACAACAG TCGCATTCTTCAGTAATAATCGAAGAGATAGTGGAGAATGGAACAAGTGCGGAGGCTCACGTGCTCTCTGACGCCGACCTACACTCGTTGGATCCTTTAG CGGCGTGCAGCGAGGTgtccccgccgccgcccgcgcccgcgccgcaccGCCCCGCCGACGAGCCCGAGCgcgcgccgcacgcgccgcacgcgccgcacCCGCCGCACCCGCCGCACCCGCCGCACCCGCCGCACGCACCGCACGCGCCGCATGTACCACACGATGACTATACCAATAG CAGGAAAAGGCCATCGTCAGCGCAGAGTACAGACTCCGTGGAAATCAAACCTGCGAGTGGGGATGAAG ATGAAGCGGACACGGATCTGGAGACTGACAGGCTATTAGGGCAGCAGAGGACGGACGACCAGGGATTCTTCGACGACAAG GGATGGCGCAAACCGAAATCGCGTACAGTTATGCCAGCGGGCAGCGTCTCCGGCGGCGCGCGGTCTCCTCCACACGACGATCAGGACGAGACTCATCATAATGGGAAA gatAAAGATGgaaaaaagaaaagcaaaaacAAAGAAG ACATGCGTTCAGTTCTCATCGAAGGCGTATTATTCCGCGCGCGCTACCTCGGCTCAACCCAACTGGCCTGCGAAGGGCAGCCCACGAAAGCCACCAGGATGCTCCAGGCCGAGGAGGCGGTCTCCAGAATCAAG TGGGGCTGCGAGGGCCCGTACTCCGGCGTGTACGCGGCTCCGGCCGCCGTGTTCCGGCTCAGCTTCCTGGGCTCGGTCGAGGTGGACGAGGACAAGCGGCGCAGAAAACGCCTCAAGAAGAACATGGTGGAGGAGGCGGTCAATAAGATTAAG gcTCCCGAAGGTGAAAATCAGCCTAGCACAGAAGTAGATCTCTTTATATCGACGGAGAAAATCATGGTCCTGAACACAGAACTGAAAGAAATCATGATGGACCACGCTCTCCGGACCATTTCGTACATAGCTGATATAGGAGACCTGGTGGTTCTTATGGCGAGAAGAAGATTTGTGCCGCACGAGACGGACTCTGATCAACCAAAACTGAACAGGACGCCGAAGATGATTTGCCATGTTTTTGAGAGTGAAgag GCGCAATTCATTGCACAATCCATCGGCCAAGCCTTCCAAGTGGCATACATGGAGTTCCTCAAAGCGAACGGGATCGAGGACCACAGCTTCGTCAAAGAGATGGATTATCAAGAAGTGTTAAATAGCCAAGAGATCTTCGGAGATGAATTACAGATGTTCGCCAAGAAGGAGCTGCAGAAGGAGGTGGTGGTGCCGAAGACCAAGGGGGAGATTTTGGGGGTGGTGGTGGTGGAGTCGGGGTGGGGCTCCATGTTGCCGACGGTGGTCATCGCTAACCTGGCACCAGCGGGCGCGGCGGCGAGGTGTGGCCAGCTCAATATAG GTGATCAAATAATCGCAATAAACGGCGTGAGCCTAGTCGGACTGCCGCTCTCCACGTGTCAGACGTATATCAAAAACTCGAAGAACCAAACGGTAGTGAAGCTGACGGTGGTACCGTGTGCGCCCGTGGTGGAGGTCAAGATCAAACGGCCTGACACCAAGTATCAGCTCGGGTTCAGCGTGCAGAATGGAGTG ATATGCAGCTTACTCCGCGGCGGCATCGCCGAGCGCGGCGGCGTGCGCGTCGGCCACCGCATCATCGAGATCAACTCGCAGAGCGTCGTTGCCGTTCCGCACGAGCGAATCGTAAATCTACTAGCGACCTCTGTGGGCGAG